A genome region from Rhodanobacter thiooxydans includes the following:
- the glmM gene encoding phosphoglucosamine mutase has translation MTQRKYFGTDGIRGLVGQWPISADFMLKLGRAVGSVLARDGSKRPKVLIGKDTRISGYMFEAALEAGLVAAGADVGLLGPMPTPAVAYLTRSMRAQTGIVISASHNPHHDNGIKFFSADGEKLSDEVELAIEQEVDAAFATVASERLGKARRIDDAVARYAEYCKSTVAEDFSLQGWRLVVDCAHGATYQVAPKVFIELGAEVIAIGDRPDGFNINREVGSTHPQALQQAVLAHGADIGIAFDGDGDRVQLVDRNGVLADGDDILYLLARSWHGQAKLHGPVVGTLMSNYGLQLALTGLGVPLLRANVGDRYVLQQLKEQGGVLGGETSGHILCLDRATTGDGIIAALAVFEALAQSGEDLATARQGLQKMPQVMLNVRAAGAREALASDQVQQALAEVEQVLRGRGRVVLRASGTEPLVRVTVEGADPAEVQQLAEQLAGTVKSAAERS, from the coding sequence ATGACCCAACGCAAGTATTTCGGCACCGACGGTATCCGCGGGCTGGTCGGGCAGTGGCCGATCAGCGCGGATTTCATGCTCAAGCTGGGGCGCGCCGTCGGCAGCGTGCTGGCGCGTGACGGCAGCAAGCGGCCGAAGGTGCTGATCGGCAAGGACACCCGCATCTCCGGCTACATGTTCGAGGCCGCGCTGGAGGCGGGCCTGGTCGCGGCCGGTGCCGACGTGGGCCTGCTCGGCCCGATGCCGACGCCGGCGGTGGCCTACCTGACCCGCTCGATGCGCGCGCAGACCGGCATCGTGATCAGCGCCTCGCACAACCCGCACCACGACAACGGCATCAAGTTCTTCTCCGCCGACGGCGAGAAGCTGTCCGACGAGGTCGAGCTGGCGATCGAGCAGGAGGTCGACGCCGCATTCGCCACGGTGGCCTCGGAGCGGCTCGGCAAGGCGCGCCGGATCGACGACGCGGTGGCCCGTTACGCGGAGTACTGCAAGTCCACCGTGGCCGAGGATTTCAGCCTGCAGGGGTGGCGGCTGGTAGTGGACTGCGCCCACGGCGCGACCTATCAGGTGGCGCCCAAGGTGTTTATCGAACTGGGTGCCGAGGTGATCGCCATCGGCGACCGGCCGGACGGCTTCAACATCAACCGCGAGGTCGGCTCGACCCATCCGCAGGCGCTGCAACAGGCGGTGTTGGCGCATGGCGCCGACATCGGCATCGCGTTCGATGGCGACGGCGACCGCGTGCAGCTGGTTGACCGGAACGGCGTGCTCGCCGACGGCGACGACATCCTCTACCTGCTGGCGCGCAGCTGGCACGGGCAGGCGAAACTCCACGGGCCGGTGGTCGGCACCCTGATGAGCAACTATGGCCTGCAACTGGCGCTGACCGGACTCGGCGTACCGCTGCTGCGTGCCAACGTGGGTGACCGCTACGTGCTGCAGCAGTTGAAGGAGCAGGGCGGCGTGCTCGGCGGAGAGACCTCCGGCCACATCCTGTGCCTGGACCGCGCCACCACCGGCGATGGGATCATCGCTGCGCTTGCGGTGTTCGAAGCGCTGGCGCAATCCGGCGAGGATCTGGCCACCGCGCGGCAGGGCCTGCAGAAGATGCCGCAGGTGATGCTGAACGTGCGCGCCGCCGGCGCCCGCGAGGCGCTGGCCAGCGACCAGGTGCAGCAGGCACTGGCCGAAGTGGAACAGGTGCTGCGCGGCCGCGGCCGGGTGGTGCTGAGGGCCTCCGGCACCGAGCCGTTGGTGCGCGTCACCGTCGAGGGCGCCGACCCGGCGGAAGTGCAGCAGTTGGCGGAACAGCTCGCCGGAACGGTAAAATCCGCCG
- the folP gene encoding dihydropteroate synthase, with protein MSMSNDLLAPVLDCAGRLLRLDRARVVGILNVTPDSFSDGGTHDSLEAAVAHGLALAEQGADMIDVGGESTRPGSADVPVEEELRRVLPVIEQLIARTTLPIAIDTSKPEVMRAAVAAGAGMINDVYALRRDGAMAAAAELGVPVCLMHMQGEPRSMQAEPHYDDVVGEVHRFLTDRLFACELAGIDRRKVMVDPGFGFGKTLQHNLALLCALERFADLGSGAYIGLSRKTMIGEMTGRAVPAERTAGSVAAALVAVQRGARMVRVHDVAATVDALAVWQAVHAVDAVPRRADKPAMPRWPDDD; from the coding sequence ATGAGTATGTCGAACGATTTGTTGGCGCCGGTGCTGGATTGCGCCGGGCGCCTGTTGCGGCTCGACCGCGCGCGGGTGGTGGGCATCCTCAACGTCACCCCCGATTCGTTTTCCGACGGCGGCACGCACGACAGCTTGGAAGCGGCCGTGGCGCATGGCCTGGCGCTGGCGGAGCAGGGCGCCGACATGATCGACGTCGGCGGCGAGTCGACCCGTCCCGGCTCGGCCGACGTGCCGGTCGAGGAAGAATTGCGCCGGGTGCTGCCGGTGATCGAGCAGCTGATTGCGCGCACCACGCTGCCGATCGCGATCGACACCTCCAAGCCCGAGGTGATGCGCGCGGCGGTAGCCGCCGGTGCCGGCATGATCAATGACGTGTACGCGCTGCGCCGCGACGGCGCGATGGCCGCGGCGGCCGAGCTGGGCGTGCCGGTGTGCCTGATGCACATGCAGGGCGAGCCGCGCAGCATGCAGGCCGAGCCGCATTACGACGACGTGGTGGGTGAGGTTCACCGCTTCCTCACCGATCGGCTGTTCGCCTGCGAGCTGGCCGGCATCGACCGGCGCAAGGTGATGGTCGACCCGGGCTTCGGCTTCGGCAAGACGCTGCAGCACAACCTGGCGCTGCTGTGCGCGCTGGAACGTTTCGCCGATCTCGGCAGCGGTGCGTACATCGGGCTGTCGCGCAAGACGATGATCGGCGAGATGACCGGCAGGGCGGTGCCTGCCGAGCGCACCGCCGGTTCCGTGGCAGCCGCGCTGGTAGCCGTTCAGCGCGGTGCGCGCATGGTGCGGGTGCATGACGTGGCCGCAACCGTCGACGCGCTGGCGGTGTGGCAGGCGGTGCATGCGGTCGATGCCGTGCCGCGGCGTGCCGACAAACCCGCCATGCCGCGCTGGCCGGACGACGACTGA
- the orn gene encoding oligoribonuclease, producing the protein MSQAHEDNLIWIDLEMTGLDTDNDSILEIATIVTDKELNVLADGPAFAIRHEIDRLESMDSWNCNQHHKSGLWRQVLISETDHAMAEQATVDFLRVWVPPGKSPMCGNSICQDRRFLHRQMPRLERYFHYRNLDVSTLKELARRWAPEIAKSVGKESAHTALSDIRDSIAELRHYRRYMGELGGRVEA; encoded by the coding sequence ATGAGCCAAGCGCACGAAGACAACCTGATCTGGATCGATCTGGAGATGACCGGCCTCGACACCGACAACGACTCCATCCTGGAGATCGCCACGATCGTCACCGACAAGGAGCTGAACGTGCTGGCCGACGGGCCGGCCTTCGCGATACGTCACGAAATCGACCGGCTGGAGTCGATGGACAGCTGGAACTGCAACCAGCACCACAAGTCGGGTCTGTGGCGGCAGGTGCTGATATCGGAGACCGACCACGCGATGGCCGAGCAGGCCACGGTGGATTTCCTGCGCGTGTGGGTGCCGCCGGGCAAGTCGCCGATGTGCGGCAACTCGATCTGCCAGGACCGCCGCTTCCTGCATCGGCAGATGCCGCGGCTGGAGCGCTATTTCCACTACCGCAACCTGGACGTCTCCACGCTCAAGGAGCTGGCCCGGCGCTGGGCGCCGGAGATCGCCAAGAGCGTCGGCAAGGAATCGGCGCATACGGCGCTGTCGGATATCCGCGACTCGATCGCCGAGCTGCGCCATTATCGTCGCTACATGGGCGAGCTGGGCGGCCGGGTCGAAGCCTGA
- the sbcB gene encoding exodeoxyribonuclease I translates to MQTFFWHDYETSGADPRRDRPLQFAGIRTTPELEIVGEPVMFYGQPSREMPPHPDACLITGITPQQAEREGLGEAEFAARVHEQLAAPGTCGVGYNSLRFDDEFTRQMLYRNFHEPYGREWENGNSRWDLIDLVRMCQALRPEGIVWPTREDGSPSFKLEHLASANGLTQERAHDALSDVRALIELARLIRVRQPRLWDWYYALRRKQKVFELLDVVNMTPLLHVSSRYPASRHCLAVIAPLAAHPSRPGEVIVYDLATDPAAWLALDEEEIADRIFTARADLPEDVERIPLRTVRANHAPALAPLSVLQGVDLSRLQLDLARCQAHRDVLHAVDGLAEKLRRVFQRAAELPPPEDPELALYGGGFLPDADKRLLAQVRATPPSELGTRSFPFRDPRYPELLFRYRARNWPETLDTEEYARWENFRRARLTTHTPLTGLTLGDYFARLAELRHAPQAQDKLPLLDQLQAWGEQLAASINDNSST, encoded by the coding sequence ATGCAGACCTTTTTCTGGCACGACTACGAGACCTCCGGCGCCGACCCGCGGCGCGACCGCCCGCTGCAGTTCGCCGGCATCCGCACCACGCCGGAGTTGGAGATCGTCGGCGAGCCGGTGATGTTCTACGGCCAGCCGTCGCGGGAGATGCCGCCGCATCCCGACGCCTGCCTGATCACCGGCATCACGCCGCAACAGGCCGAACGCGAAGGGCTCGGCGAGGCGGAGTTCGCCGCCCGCGTGCACGAACAGCTGGCGGCGCCGGGCACCTGCGGCGTGGGCTACAACTCGCTGCGCTTCGACGACGAATTCACCCGGCAGATGCTGTACCGCAATTTCCACGAGCCGTACGGCCGCGAGTGGGAGAACGGCAATTCACGCTGGGACCTGATCGACCTGGTGCGTATGTGCCAGGCGCTGCGGCCCGAGGGCATCGTCTGGCCGACCCGCGAGGACGGCTCGCCCAGCTTCAAGCTGGAGCACCTGGCCAGCGCGAACGGGCTCACCCAGGAGCGCGCCCACGATGCGCTGTCGGACGTCCGCGCCCTGATCGAGCTGGCCCGGCTGATCCGCGTGCGCCAGCCGCGGCTGTGGGACTGGTACTACGCCCTGCGCCGCAAGCAGAAGGTGTTCGAGCTGCTCGACGTGGTGAACATGACACCGCTGCTGCACGTTTCCTCGCGCTACCCGGCCAGCCGCCACTGCCTGGCCGTGATCGCGCCGCTGGCGGCGCACCCGAGCCGGCCCGGCGAGGTGATCGTGTACGACCTGGCCACCGACCCCGCCGCCTGGCTGGCGCTGGACGAGGAGGAGATCGCCGACCGCATCTTCACCGCGCGCGCCGACCTGCCCGAGGACGTCGAACGCATCCCGCTGCGCACCGTGCGCGCCAACCACGCGCCGGCGCTGGCGCCGCTGTCGGTGCTGCAGGGCGTAGACCTGTCGCGCCTGCAGCTGGACCTGGCCCGTTGCCAGGCCCATCGCGACGTGCTGCACGCCGTCGACGGGCTCGCCGAAAAGCTGCGCCGCGTGTTCCAGCGTGCGGCCGAACTGCCGCCGCCGGAAGATCCCGAGCTGGCCCTGTACGGCGGCGGCTTCCTGCCCGATGCCGACAAGCGCCTGCTGGCGCAGGTACGCGCCACGCCACCCAGCGAGCTGGGCACGCGCAGCTTTCCGTTCCGCGACCCGCGCTATCCGGAGTTGCTGTTCCGCTACCGCGCGCGCAACTGGCCGGAAACGCTGGACACGGAGGAATACGCGCGCTGGGAGAACTTCCGCCGCGCACGCCTGACCACCCACACGCCGCTGACCGGGCTCACCCTCGGCGACTATTTCGCCCGTCTCGCCGAACTGCGCCACGCCCCGCAGGCGCAGGACAAGCTGCCCCTGCTCGACCAGCTGCAGGCCTGGGGCGAACAGCTCGCCGCCAGCATTAACGATAATTCCTCCACGTAG
- a CDS encoding DUF2461 domain-containing protein, producing the protein MPQRYFTPATFRFLRAVERNNNRDWFHAHKDDYERHVREPFLQLIADLQAPLGKISPHYRADPRKNGGSLYRIYRDTRYSNNKLPYKSWQGSRFFHQRRHEIQAPGFYLHIEPGECFAGGGMWHPEPDALKHIREFLVDNPAAWKRATQGKAFREHLKLGGESLVRPPRGYDPAHELIEDLKRKDFIATTAFDEALACSEELLPWTVATFKRVAPLVDYLCAAQELEF; encoded by the coding sequence ATGCCCCAACGCTATTTCACCCCCGCCACCTTCCGCTTCCTGCGCGCCGTCGAGCGCAACAACAACCGCGACTGGTTCCACGCGCACAAGGACGACTACGAGCGCCACGTACGCGAGCCGTTCCTGCAGCTGATCGCCGACCTGCAGGCGCCGCTGGGGAAGATCAGCCCGCACTACCGCGCCGACCCGCGCAAGAACGGCGGCTCGCTGTACCGCATCTACCGTGACACCCGCTACTCCAACAACAAGCTGCCGTACAAGTCGTGGCAGGGTTCGCGCTTCTTCCACCAGCGTCGGCACGAGATCCAGGCGCCCGGTTTCTACCTGCACATCGAGCCCGGCGAGTGTTTCGCCGGCGGCGGCATGTGGCACCCCGAACCCGATGCGCTGAAACACATCCGCGAGTTCCTGGTCGACAACCCCGCCGCGTGGAAGCGCGCCACGCAGGGCAAGGCGTTCCGCGAGCATTTGAAATTGGGCGGCGAATCGCTGGTACGCCCGCCGCGCGGCTACGACCCCGCCCACGAGCTGATCGAGGACCTCAAGCGCAAGGACTTCATCGCCACCACCGCGTTCGATGAAGCGCTGGCCTGCTCGGAGGAACTGCTGCCGTGGACGGTGGCCACGTTCAAGCGCGTCGCGCCGCTGGTCGACTACCTCTGCGCGGCACAGGAGCTGGAGTTCTGA
- a CDS encoding MFS transporter codes for MQAAPVDNFPSDRLRRRDVKTLLLSALGGALEFYDFVVFVFFAIPLSHLFFPPDTTPWLAQLQVFGIFAAGYLARPLGGIVMAHYGDTLGRKRMFTLSVFLMAVPTLAIGLLPVYAQIGMLAPLLLLLLRVVQGIAVGGEVPGAWVFVAEHVPPKRIGFACASLTSGLTVGILIGSLVAAAINGRMSPTEVLDHGWRLPFLAGGVFGFVAVWLRRWLSETPVFEAMHARKELASGLPLRLVFERHLPGVLLSVLVTWMLTAAIVVLILMTPTLAQSVFHVVPARAFLGNSVASFALALGCLFYGWLADRIGHARALLAGAIGLLACGYALYIDLQAGAVHFVALYALAGFAVGVVGVVPALMVAAFPPPVRFSGLSFSYNIAYALFGGLTPPLIGWLLKPFGVLAPAHYVALTAIIGIAVAYTQLRRRHA; via the coding sequence ATGCAGGCTGCACCCGTCGACAATTTTCCCTCCGACCGCCTGCGCCGGCGCGACGTGAAAACCTTGTTGCTCTCCGCACTGGGCGGCGCGCTGGAGTTCTACGACTTCGTGGTGTTCGTGTTCTTCGCGATCCCGCTGAGCCACCTGTTTTTTCCGCCCGACACCACACCGTGGCTGGCCCAGTTGCAGGTGTTCGGCATCTTCGCCGCGGGTTACCTGGCGCGGCCGCTGGGCGGCATCGTGATGGCGCACTACGGCGACACGCTGGGGCGCAAGCGGATGTTCACGCTCAGCGTATTCCTGATGGCGGTACCGACCCTGGCCATCGGCCTGCTGCCGGTGTACGCCCAGATTGGCATGCTGGCGCCGCTATTGCTGCTTTTGCTGCGGGTGGTGCAGGGCATCGCGGTGGGTGGCGAGGTGCCCGGTGCGTGGGTGTTCGTGGCCGAACATGTGCCACCGAAGCGGATCGGCTTTGCCTGCGCCAGCCTCACCTCGGGGCTCACCGTGGGCATCCTGATCGGCTCGCTGGTAGCCGCGGCGATCAACGGCCGCATGAGTCCGACTGAGGTGCTCGACCATGGCTGGCGGCTGCCATTCCTGGCCGGCGGCGTGTTCGGCTTCGTCGCGGTGTGGCTGCGTCGCTGGCTCAGCGAGACGCCGGTGTTCGAGGCAATGCATGCGCGCAAGGAGCTGGCTTCGGGCTTGCCGCTGCGGCTGGTGTTCGAACGGCACCTGCCCGGCGTGCTGCTGTCGGTGCTGGTGACCTGGATGCTCACCGCGGCGATCGTGGTGCTGATCCTGATGACGCCGACGCTGGCGCAGTCGGTGTTCCATGTGGTGCCCGCGCGTGCGTTCCTCGGCAACAGCGTGGCTTCGTTCGCGCTGGCGCTGGGTTGCCTCTTCTACGGCTGGCTGGCCGATCGCATCGGCCATGCGCGTGCGCTGCTGGCCGGTGCGATCGGGTTGTTGGCGTGCGGTTACGCGCTGTACATCGACCTGCAGGCCGGTGCCGTGCATTTCGTCGCGCTGTACGCGCTGGCGGGCTTCGCCGTGGGCGTGGTCGGCGTGGTGCCGGCGCTGATGGTGGCGGCGTTTCCGCCACCGGTGCGCTTTTCCGGCCTGTCGTTTTCGTACAACATCGCCTATGCGCTGTTCGGCGGGCTTACGCCGCCGCTGATCGGTTGGCTGCTGAAGCCATTCGGCGTGCTGGCGCCGGCGCACTACGTGGCGCTCACCGCTATCATCGGGATCGCCGTGGCGTACACACAGCTTCGTCGCCGCCACGCGTAG
- a CDS encoding DUF4785 domain-containing protein codes for MKPSILASALLAICLAAPATAGTQALLPPQQGDMVPTVLQARVAMPQSVQAMAATPQMHVEHAPLSVNWPLPHDVALQPQPQPFARSSREYWRDVSASELQQGLPLPLSAPGAIIRLSPGDAAVGKLDPAGVHLQLGRQSLNANTASRQVVDAIALHAAGMDVPAASMAMQLRPELGSGVATLRVPAASGRYVVHVYEPQSPFTVTAKADRDDLLLGRGVQVRVALHDQGRDMPLGSVGGLLRAPDGSSTPLNFRRQADGSFTVDVRPRSIPTTPGLWEVHSFTTGRDAAGNEIRRDTTTVFAAAAPVARLSGLADTARAVDRGIDITLGLTAQTASRYAVSAVLYGRGADGSMVPAGFAQSAAWLPAGDGRLTLHYDPASLQGVGAPYELHDLRLQDQPAVGLLERRALAMRFIAP; via the coding sequence ATGAAGCCAAGCATTCTTGCCAGCGCCCTGCTGGCGATCTGCCTCGCCGCGCCGGCGACGGCCGGCACCCAGGCCCTGCTGCCACCGCAGCAAGGCGACATGGTGCCGACCGTGTTGCAGGCACGCGTTGCCATGCCCCAGTCCGTGCAGGCGATGGCGGCGACGCCGCAGATGCATGTGGAACACGCCCCGCTCAGCGTGAACTGGCCGCTGCCGCACGACGTCGCGTTGCAACCACAGCCGCAACCATTCGCGCGCAGCAGCCGCGAGTACTGGCGCGACGTTTCGGCCAGCGAACTGCAGCAAGGTCTGCCGCTGCCACTGAGCGCACCTGGTGCCATCATCCGGCTCAGCCCCGGCGACGCCGCGGTCGGCAAGCTGGATCCGGCTGGCGTGCACCTGCAACTGGGACGCCAGTCGCTGAACGCAAATACCGCCAGCCGCCAGGTTGTCGATGCCATCGCCCTGCACGCCGCCGGCATGGACGTGCCGGCCGCGTCGATGGCCATGCAGCTCAGGCCCGAACTCGGCAGCGGCGTCGCCACCTTGCGGGTGCCGGCAGCCAGCGGCCGCTACGTGGTGCACGTGTACGAGCCGCAGAGCCCGTTCACCGTCACCGCGAAAGCCGACCGCGACGATCTGCTGCTGGGGCGCGGCGTGCAGGTGCGCGTGGCGCTGCACGATCAGGGCCGCGACATGCCGCTGGGTTCGGTCGGCGGCCTGTTGCGCGCGCCCGACGGCAGCAGCACGCCGCTGAACTTCCGCCGCCAGGCCGATGGAAGCTTCACCGTCGATGTCCGCCCGCGCAGCATCCCGACCACGCCGGGACTTTGGGAAGTACACAGCTTCACCACAGGCAGGGACGCCGCCGGCAACGAGATCCGCCGCGATACCACCACCGTGTTCGCCGCGGCCGCACCGGTAGCCCGCCTCAGCGGGTTGGCCGACACCGCCCGCGCCGTCGACCGGGGCATCGACATCACACTGGGTCTGACCGCGCAAACGGCCAGCCGCTACGCGGTCTCCGCCGTGCTGTACGGGCGCGGCGCCGATGGCTCGATGGTGCCGGCCGGGTTCGCGCAGTCGGCGGCGTGGCTGCCGGCCGGCGACGGCCGGCTCACCCTGCACTACGACCCGGCCAGCCTGCAGGGGGTTGGCGCGCCGTACGAACTGCACGACCTGCGCCTGCAGGACCAGCCTGCAGTGGGCCTGCTGGAGCGTCGCGCACTAGCGATGCGCTTCATCGCGCCGTAG
- the epmA gene encoding EF-P lysine aminoacylase EpmA, with the protein MGRVPLAALQLRARLYALVRAYFAEQRVLEVETPMLSAAGNTEPNIEGFSTMFSGHVDAGARERWLRTSPEHPLKRLLAAGIGDCYELGRVFRNGEAGGRHNPEFTMLEWYRVGWDHRQLMQETVALVEAALAMVGRRAELVVTSYRQLFLDELGIDPAHAAIDTLRAPLAESGIDPAGLGHDDWLDLLITHKLQPAFPRDRITVIHDYPASQCALARIRPGEPPLAERFELYLGRYELANGYHELNDAAEQRARFERDNARRRARGLREVPLDERLLGVLDALPDCAGVALGVERLLMCLADTDAIADVLAFAFSEA; encoded by the coding sequence ATGGGCCGTGTCCCGCTCGCCGCCCTGCAACTGCGCGCACGGCTGTACGCGCTGGTGCGCGCGTATTTTGCCGAGCAACGCGTGCTTGAGGTGGAGACGCCGATGCTTTCCGCCGCCGGCAATACCGAGCCGAACATCGAGGGCTTCAGCACGATGTTCAGCGGCCACGTCGACGCCGGCGCGCGCGAGCGCTGGCTGCGCACCTCGCCGGAGCATCCGCTGAAGCGGCTGCTTGCCGCCGGTATCGGCGACTGCTACGAGCTGGGCCGGGTGTTCCGCAACGGCGAGGCGGGCGGGCGGCACAATCCCGAGTTCACCATGCTGGAGTGGTACCGCGTCGGCTGGGACCATCGCCAGCTGATGCAGGAAACCGTCGCGCTGGTCGAGGCGGCGCTGGCGATGGTGGGGCGGCGCGCCGAGCTGGTGGTGACGAGCTACCGCCAGCTGTTCCTCGACGAGCTGGGCATCGACCCGGCGCACGCCGCCATCGACACGCTGCGCGCGCCGCTGGCCGAATCCGGCATCGATCCGGCGGGCCTGGGTCACGACGACTGGCTGGACCTGCTGATCACGCACAAGCTGCAGCCGGCGTTTCCGCGCGACCGCATCACGGTGATCCACGACTACCCGGCCAGCCAGTGCGCGCTGGCCAGGATCCGCCCCGGCGAACCGCCGCTGGCCGAGCGCTTCGAGCTGTACCTGGGCCGCTACGAACTGGCCAACGGCTACCACGAGTTGAATGACGCGGCCGAGCAGCGCGCGCGCTTCGAACGCGACAACGCCCGCCGCCGCGCACGCGGCCTGCGCGAGGTCCCGCTGGACGAGCGCCTGCTCGGCGTGCTCGACGCGCTGCCCGATTGCGCCGGCGTGGCGCTGGGTGTGGAACGCCTGCTGATGTGCCTGGCCGACACCGACGCGATCGCCGACGTGCTGGCGTTCGCGTTTTCCGAAGCCTGA